A window of the Gemmatimonadota bacterium genome harbors these coding sequences:
- a CDS encoding glutamate-cysteine ligase family protein, with the protein MSEAPLAEPDPPSLGLFEGFGVEIEYMIVDRVTLSVRPVADRLMEAVAGAPVAEAEFGPIAWSNELALHVLEMKTNGPAATLAGLSASFYEQVVRANDALAELGCLLLPGGVHPWMDPDSETRLWPHEYTDVYQAFDRIFFCRGHGWSNLQSTHLNLPFDGDREFGALHAAVRALLPLLPALSASSPILEGRIAGALDRRMVEYRSNAGRIPSVAGVVVPEPAGSRAEYEREVLEPIYRDLAPLDSAGTLRYEWVNGRGAIARFERGTIEIRVLDPQECPAADLAVVRAVTRAVQALCERVLDGDWRIGALSTDRLAAILEETVRDADHALIEDSAVLEALGIPRPGRSRRATDIWLDLLERSVPREWEGGGGERDAGGRDPLEVILDKGSLARRILARAGPEPGQVRLVQTYRALADSLRENRVFLDA; encoded by the coding sequence GTGAGCGAGGCCCCGCTCGCGGAGCCGGACCCGCCTTCACTCGGGCTCTTCGAAGGATTCGGCGTCGAGATCGAGTACATGATCGTGGACCGGGTGACGCTCTCCGTCCGACCCGTCGCGGACCGTCTTATGGAGGCCGTCGCGGGCGCCCCGGTCGCGGAAGCGGAGTTCGGACCGATCGCCTGGTCCAACGAGCTCGCTCTCCACGTCCTCGAGATGAAGACGAACGGACCGGCCGCCACCCTCGCGGGACTCTCCGCATCCTTCTACGAGCAGGTCGTGCGCGCGAACGATGCGCTCGCTGAGCTGGGTTGTCTCCTCCTTCCCGGGGGCGTCCACCCCTGGATGGATCCCGATTCGGAGACCCGCCTCTGGCCTCACGAATACACCGACGTCTACCAGGCCTTCGACCGGATCTTCTTCTGTCGCGGGCACGGATGGTCGAATCTGCAGTCCACCCACCTGAACCTCCCGTTCGACGGGGATCGGGAGTTCGGCGCCCTTCACGCCGCGGTGAGGGCGCTCCTCCCCCTCCTCCCGGCACTCTCTGCCTCCAGCCCGATCCTGGAGGGGCGGATCGCGGGCGCCCTCGACCGCAGAATGGTCGAATATCGTTCGAATGCAGGGCGGATCCCTTCGGTCGCGGGCGTCGTCGTTCCCGAGCCCGCCGGATCGCGAGCCGAATACGAGAGGGAGGTCCTGGAACCGATTTACCGCGACCTCGCGCCGCTGGACTCCGCGGGGACCCTTCGCTACGAGTGGGTGAACGGACGGGGCGCGATCGCCCGGTTCGAACGGGGGACGATCGAGATCCGCGTCTTGGATCCCCAGGAGTGCCCGGCGGCCGATCTGGCGGTCGTGCGCGCGGTCACGCGCGCAGTGCAAGCCCTCTGCGAAAGAGTCCTCGACGGCGATTGGCGCATCGGCGCGCTTTCCACTGACCGGCTCGCGGCGATTCTCGAGGAGACGGTGCGCGACGCGGATCACGCCCTGATCGAGGACAGCGCGGTCCTCGAGGCGCTCGGCATTCCGCGCCCGGGGCGGTCGCGGCGCGCGACGGACATCTGGCTCGACCTGCTGGAGCGGTCGGTGCCCAGGGAATGGGAAGGGGGGGGAGGGGAGCGCGACGCCGGGGGCCGCGACCCACTCGAAGTCATCCTCGATAAAGGAAGCCTTGCGCGCCGCATCCTCGCCCGCGCGGGCCCGGAGCCCGGCCAGGTGCGCCTCGTCCAGACGTATCGAGCGCTCGCGGACTCTCTTCGGGAGAATCGCGTATTCCTCGACGCCTGA
- a CDS encoding N-formylglutamate amidohydrolase has product MSGTPAAARTTSGSRKKSAPAGRSPGCRLLLTCEHGGNRVPARYARLFGGTKALLASHRGWDPGALPIARVLATGLDAPLRFVLTTRLLVDPNRSLASPELFSEFTRSLPEEERSRIIRLYYHRHRAEVERMLCMEPAGDEPIVHIGIHTFTPVWKGKKREVDVGVLFDPERSREHRFSRRWIEEVRRELPNLVVRSNEPYRGSDDGLTTELRQRIPPSRYLGIELEVSQRLAAGSPDVRGKIRQGLLASLRRALRETDFP; this is encoded by the coding sequence CTGAGCGGGACGCCGGCGGCGGCGCGGACGACTTCGGGAAGCCGCAAGAAGTCGGCCCCCGCCGGGAGAAGCCCGGGGTGCCGCCTCCTTCTCACCTGCGAACACGGGGGAAATCGCGTCCCCGCGCGGTACGCCCGGCTCTTCGGCGGCACAAAGGCGCTCCTCGCCTCGCACCGGGGGTGGGACCCGGGTGCCTTACCCATCGCGCGGGTCCTGGCGACCGGGCTGGACGCACCGCTCCGGTTCGTCCTGACGACTCGACTGCTCGTAGATCCGAACCGCTCCCTGGCGAGCCCCGAGCTCTTTTCGGAATTCACGCGAAGCCTTCCCGAGGAAGAGCGGTCCCGAATCATAAGGCTTTATTACCACCGCCACCGCGCCGAGGTGGAGCGAATGCTGTGCATGGAGCCGGCGGGGGACGAGCCGATCGTCCATATCGGGATCCACACCTTCACTCCGGTCTGGAAGGGGAAAAAGAGGGAGGTGGACGTCGGGGTCCTCTTCGATCCGGAGCGCTCGCGGGAGCACCGCTTCTCGCGCCGGTGGATTGAAGAGGTTCGTCGGGAGCTTCCCAACCTCGTGGTTCGGTCGAACGAACCTTATCGCGGCTCGGACGACGGCCTCACCACGGAGCTACGCCAACGGATCCCGCCGAGCCGGTACCTGGGAATCGAGCTGGAAGTCTCCCAGCGGCTCGCCGCAGGCAGTCCCGACGTGCGGGGGAAAATTCGCCAAGGGCTGCTCGCCTCCCTGCGCCGCGCCCTACGCGAGACAGACTTTCCCTGA
- a CDS encoding alpha/beta-hydrolase family protein — translation MHPVLIRFTASLSAAGLLVGTLFFAASLTPSLLPRTYVMQGMLSGGSLAAGYGIGVFGRWLWSYLELPMPGRRTGRIALLVASLVCLAVALIFLRQAAEWQNSIRSLMGLDPVDSAHPFRVGGIAFPVFVALLGVARLFALTYQLFARKLHLFIPRRVAHAIGGFLAVALFWSVINGVLFEYALRAADSSFQQIDALIEPEVQRPDEPYRTGSAESLIAWEDLGSRGREFVSSGPSGEMIAHFLGGEVLEPLRVYVGLNSDESIEARAQLALTELKRVGGFERSVLIVVTPTGTGWIDPKAMDTVEFLHRGDVASVAVQYSYLPSWLSLMVEPDYGADTARAVFAAIYGYWTELPPDLRPKLYLHGLSLGALNSDRGADFYDVIADPYSGALWSGPPYRSSTWRTVTELRDPDSPAWLPRFRDGSIVRFTNQHDALDVLGAQWGPMRIVFLQYASDPVTFFEPQALYRSPSWMSHPRGPEISTHLRWFPVVTMLQLAIDVAAGDSAPVGYGHVYAPEHYIDAWLAVTEPEGWTEEEIARLKSHFSG, via the coding sequence ATGCATCCGGTACTCATCCGATTCACCGCATCGCTCTCCGCCGCGGGGCTGCTCGTCGGCACACTGTTTTTCGCCGCCTCCCTGACGCCGAGCCTCCTCCCGCGCACTTACGTGATGCAGGGCATGCTTTCCGGAGGGTCCCTGGCCGCGGGATACGGGATCGGCGTGTTCGGGCGCTGGCTCTGGTCTTACCTGGAGCTGCCGATGCCGGGAAGGCGTACGGGAAGGATTGCCCTTCTTGTCGCATCCCTGGTGTGCCTCGCGGTCGCCCTGATCTTCCTGCGCCAGGCGGCCGAATGGCAGAATTCGATCCGATCGCTGATGGGGCTGGATCCGGTGGACAGCGCACACCCCTTCCGCGTCGGCGGGATCGCATTTCCCGTCTTCGTCGCTCTCCTCGGCGTAGCGAGGCTTTTTGCGCTGACTTACCAGTTGTTCGCGAGGAAGCTTCACCTCTTCATCCCCCGCCGCGTGGCGCATGCGATCGGGGGTTTCCTTGCGGTCGCCCTCTTCTGGTCTGTGATCAACGGTGTCCTGTTCGAATACGCGCTTCGCGCCGCGGACTCCTCCTTCCAACAGATTGATGCCCTGATCGAGCCGGAAGTGCAGCGACCCGACGAGCCCTACAGGACGGGGAGCGCCGAATCCCTGATCGCTTGGGAGGATCTCGGCAGCAGGGGGCGCGAGTTCGTCTCGTCGGGGCCGAGTGGAGAAATGATCGCGCACTTCCTCGGCGGCGAGGTGTTGGAACCCCTGCGGGTGTACGTGGGGCTCAACTCCGACGAGTCCATCGAGGCGCGCGCTCAATTGGCCTTGACGGAACTGAAACGAGTCGGCGGTTTCGAGAGATCCGTGCTGATTGTCGTCACGCCTACCGGCACGGGCTGGATTGATCCGAAGGCGATGGACACCGTCGAGTTTCTCCACCGTGGGGATGTGGCCAGCGTCGCGGTGCAGTACTCCTACCTCCCGAGCTGGCTCTCGCTGATGGTCGAGCCCGATTACGGTGCGGATACGGCGAGGGCTGTGTTCGCTGCCATCTACGGGTACTGGACCGAGCTGCCACCCGATCTCCGCCCGAAACTCTACCTGCATGGATTGAGCCTGGGCGCTCTCAACTCCGATCGGGGCGCCGATTTTTACGATGTGATTGCCGATCCATATTCGGGCGCCCTCTGGAGCGGGCCGCCATATCGGAGCTCGACATGGCGCACCGTGACGGAGCTTCGCGATCCCGACTCGCCGGCATGGCTTCCCCGGTTCCGCGACGGTTCGATCGTGCGCTTCACCAACCAACACGATGCCCTCGACGTTTTGGGCGCCCAGTGGGGCCCGATGCGGATCGTCTTTCTCCAATACGCTAGCGATCCCGTCACCTTCTTCGAGCCGCAGGCGCTGTACCGGAGCCCGAGCTGGATGAGCCATCCGCGCGGCCCTGAGATTTCGACGCACCTGCGGTGGTTCCCGGTCGTCACGATGCTGCAACTGGCGATTGATGTGGCGGCCGGCGACTCCGCACCCGTAGGGTACGGGCACGTGTACGCGCCCGAACACTACATTGACGCCTGGCTGGCCGTTACCGAACCGGAGGGGTGGACCGAGGAGGAGATCGCGCGCCTCAAGTCCCACTTCTCGGGTTAG
- the serA gene encoding phosphoglycerate dehydrogenase yields the protein MIPPIETFEEGQKVLLLEGIHPEAAGRFREAGFDVEEVAGSLSEEELVERVEDVAVLGIRSKTQLTRTAVEAARRLSVVGAFCIGTNQIDLKACLERGVAVFNAPFANTRSVVEMALGEIIVLFRDLFEKSALLHRGIWKKSAKGAREIRGRRLGIVGYGNIGSQLSVVAEAVGMEVRFYDVAEKMALGNARPCASLRELLETSDVVTVHVDGTPGNRNFIGAREFGWMKKGAVFVNLSRGFVVDLEALKEALATGRVRGAAIDVFPEEPKEDGGHFTSPLQGLPNVILTPHVGGSTQEAQENIGRFVPAKLLDFLERGNTTLSVNFPNLQLPELQGSHRVVHVHRNVPGILARINQIMASRGINITGQHLKTNEEIGYVITDIGQDYDEGLAQDLRAIPDTIRVRILY from the coding sequence GTGATTCCGCCGATCGAAACGTTCGAAGAAGGCCAGAAGGTCCTCCTCCTCGAAGGAATCCACCCCGAGGCGGCAGGGCGCTTCCGGGAAGCGGGATTCGATGTCGAGGAAGTGGCCGGGAGCCTCTCCGAGGAGGAGCTCGTCGAGCGGGTCGAGGACGTGGCTGTCCTCGGGATTCGATCCAAGACGCAGCTGACCCGGACCGCCGTCGAGGCGGCGCGCCGCCTCAGCGTCGTGGGGGCTTTCTGCATCGGGACGAACCAGATCGACTTGAAGGCCTGCCTCGAGCGGGGTGTGGCGGTCTTCAACGCTCCTTTCGCGAACACCCGGAGCGTCGTGGAGATGGCGCTGGGCGAGATCATCGTCCTCTTTCGGGACCTCTTCGAGAAGAGCGCTCTCCTTCATCGCGGAATTTGGAAGAAGAGCGCGAAGGGCGCGCGCGAAATCCGCGGTCGACGCCTCGGAATCGTCGGGTACGGGAACATCGGTTCTCAGCTTTCAGTCGTGGCCGAAGCGGTCGGGATGGAGGTGCGCTTCTACGACGTGGCCGAGAAGATGGCGCTGGGGAATGCGCGTCCCTGCGCGTCGCTGAGGGAGCTCCTGGAGACTTCCGACGTCGTCACCGTCCACGTGGATGGGACTCCCGGGAATCGCAACTTCATCGGCGCCAGAGAGTTCGGCTGGATGAAGAAGGGCGCCGTATTCGTGAATCTGAGCCGTGGCTTCGTGGTGGACTTGGAGGCGCTGAAGGAGGCGCTGGCCACGGGGCGGGTCCGGGGCGCGGCCATAGACGTCTTCCCGGAGGAGCCGAAAGAGGATGGAGGTCACTTCACCTCCCCTCTCCAGGGGCTCCCGAACGTCATCCTGACGCCGCACGTCGGCGGGAGCACCCAGGAGGCCCAGGAGAACATCGGCCGTTTCGTGCCGGCCAAGCTCCTCGATTTCCTGGAAAGGGGAAACACGACCCTCTCGGTCAATTTCCCGAACCTCCAGCTTCCGGAGCTCCAGGGTTCGCACCGGGTCGTGCACGTCCACAGGAACGTCCCCGGGATCCTCGCACGAATCAATCAGATCATGGCGAGCCGCGGGATCAACATCACGGGCCAGCACCTCAAGACGAATGAGGAGATCGGTTACGTGATCACCGATATCGGCCAGGACTACGACGAGGGGCTGGCGCAGGACTTGCGCGCGATTCCAGACACGATCCGCGTGCGGATCCTTTACTGA
- a CDS encoding HAD-IB family phosphatase, with translation MSFLVFDFDSTLVSVEGLDELFARSLDGAPDREARVAAFREITDLGMAGAISAEESLERRLGVLAADRGLVRTVGEEIREHISPSVARNLAFFRENLSRVGVVSGGFEELILPTLERMGLSPSGLHAHRFRYDESGRVLGLDPDTVIAKGGKPAAVERFREKERSVWMIGDGATDLEVRERGLADGFIAYTENRHRDPVVAKADFVAKSMDELIALLEKP, from the coding sequence ATGTCATTCCTGGTCTTCGACTTCGACAGCACGTTGGTCTCCGTTGAGGGACTGGACGAGCTTTTCGCCCGCTCCCTCGACGGCGCCCCGGACCGAGAGGCCCGAGTGGCCGCCTTCCGCGAGATCACCGATCTCGGAATGGCCGGCGCAATCTCGGCCGAGGAGTCGCTCGAGCGCCGGCTTGGCGTCCTCGCGGCGGACCGCGGGCTCGTCCGCACGGTGGGAGAGGAGATCCGGGAGCACATCAGCCCCTCCGTGGCTCGCAACCTCGCCTTCTTCCGCGAGAACCTTTCCAGGGTCGGCGTGGTATCCGGCGGCTTCGAGGAGCTCATTCTCCCAACGCTGGAGCGTATGGGCCTCTCTCCCTCCGGCCTCCACGCGCATCGGTTCCGCTACGACGAGAGTGGACGGGTCCTCGGGCTGGACCCCGATACGGTCATCGCCAAAGGTGGAAAGCCGGCCGCGGTCGAGCGCTTTCGCGAGAAGGAGAGGTCCGTCTGGATGATCGGTGACGGGGCCACGGACCTGGAGGTCCGAGAGCGCGGGCTCGCCGACGGCTTCATCGCGTATACGGAAAACCGCCACCGGGACCCCGTCGTGGCCAAGGCCGATTTTGTCGCAAAGTCCATGGACGAGTTGATCGCCCTCTTGGAGAAGCCGTGA
- the ilvD gene encoding dihydroxy-acid dehydratase, translated as MAKKLNVFSSRITQPKSQGASQAMLYGTGLTTEDLAKPQVGIASVWWEGNTCNMHLNDLSARVKEGVEAAGLVGMRFNTIGVSDGISMGTEGMSYSLPSRDLIADSIETVMGGQWYDANISIPGCDKNMPGCMIAIGRMNRPALMVYGGTIRAGHSRGEVVDIVSAFQSYGEYLAKRIDEETRRDIVEHACPGAGACGGMYTANTMASAIEALGMSLPYSASTPADDPAKLEECFRAGAAIKNLLELDLKPRDIMTREAFENAMVIVIALGGSTNAVLHLIAMARAVDVPLHLDDFQRVSDRIPFLADLKPSGRYVMEDLHRVGGTPAIMKLLLGEGLLEGGCMTVTGRTLAENLEPLPGLADGQDVVRPMDAPIKETGHIRILWGNLAPGGAVAKITGKEGLQFEGPARVFDSEEEMLGALEREEIQKGDVVVIRYEGPKGGPGMPEMLTPTSAIMGAGLGGDVALLTDGRFSGGSHGFLIGHIVPEAQEGGPIALVRDGDRIEIDSVASRITVQVPEAEMTRRKAEWTMPPYKVGRGVLARYIRTVQDASHGCVTDA; from the coding sequence ATGGCCAAGAAACTCAACGTCTTCAGCTCCCGCATCACCCAACCCAAGTCCCAGGGGGCCTCGCAGGCCATGTTGTACGGGACCGGGCTCACCACCGAGGACCTCGCGAAGCCCCAGGTGGGGATCGCGAGCGTCTGGTGGGAGGGGAACACCTGCAACATGCACCTGAACGACCTCTCGGCTCGCGTGAAGGAGGGTGTCGAGGCCGCGGGCCTCGTCGGGATGCGCTTCAATACGATCGGCGTCTCCGACGGGATCTCGATGGGGACCGAGGGGATGAGTTACTCCCTCCCGTCGAGGGACCTCATCGCGGATTCGATCGAAACGGTGATGGGAGGGCAATGGTACGACGCGAACATCTCCATCCCGGGGTGCGACAAGAACATGCCCGGGTGCATGATCGCGATCGGACGGATGAATCGGCCCGCGCTGATGGTTTACGGCGGGACGATCCGGGCCGGGCACTCCCGCGGCGAGGTCGTGGACATCGTCTCGGCCTTCCAGAGTTACGGCGAATACCTGGCGAAACGAATCGACGAGGAGACCCGGCGCGACATCGTCGAGCACGCTTGCCCGGGGGCGGGGGCGTGCGGCGGAATGTATACCGCGAACACGATGGCTTCCGCGATCGAGGCGCTCGGAATGTCGCTCCCTTACAGCGCCTCTACCCCCGCGGACGATCCGGCGAAACTCGAAGAGTGCTTCCGGGCGGGCGCGGCGATCAAGAATCTCCTCGAGCTGGACCTGAAGCCCCGGGACATCATGACCCGCGAGGCGTTCGAAAATGCGATGGTCATCGTGATCGCCCTAGGGGGCTCCACGAACGCCGTCCTCCACCTGATCGCGATGGCCAGGGCGGTGGACGTTCCCCTCCACCTGGATGACTTCCAGCGGGTGAGCGATCGCATCCCCTTCCTCGCCGACCTGAAGCCCTCCGGGCGATACGTCATGGAGGACCTCCACCGGGTAGGCGGGACGCCGGCCATCATGAAGCTCCTCCTCGGGGAAGGGCTCCTCGAGGGAGGATGTATGACGGTGACCGGGCGGACGCTCGCGGAGAACCTGGAGCCGCTACCGGGGCTCGCCGATGGACAGGACGTGGTCCGTCCCATGGACGCACCCATCAAAGAAACCGGGCATATCCGCATCCTTTGGGGCAACCTCGCGCCCGGCGGAGCCGTGGCGAAGATCACGGGGAAGGAAGGTCTTCAGTTCGAGGGTCCCGCGCGTGTATTCGACTCTGAGGAGGAGATGCTTGGCGCCCTCGAGCGAGAAGAGATCCAAAAGGGGGACGTCGTCGTGATCCGCTATGAGGGTCCGAAAGGAGGGCCCGGGATGCCCGAGATGCTCACGCCGACCTCCGCGATCATGGGCGCAGGCCTCGGCGGGGATGTCGCGCTCCTCACCGACGGGCGCTTCTCCGGTGGATCCCACGGATTCCTGATCGGCCACATCGTCCCGGAGGCCCAGGAAGGCGGTCCCATCGCCCTGGTCCGCGACGGCGACCGGATCGAAATCGACTCCGTCGCGAGCCGAATCACGGTGCAGGTGCCGGAGGCGGAGATGACCCGCCGGAAGGCGGAGTGGACGATGCCTCCCTACAAGGTGGGGCGGGGGGTGCTCGCGCGGTACATCCGGACCGTGCAGGACGCTTCGCATGGTTGTGTGACTGACGCGTGA
- a CDS encoding Ppx/GppA phosphatase family protein — protein MKASPGTRLRVGAIDVGSNAIRFLAREVAGDGTHRELESERLAVRLGGDVFTRSRAFTRETMDAGVAALGRIRRRIDDLEIVNYRAVATSAVRESRNGGEFVERVRRESGIHLETISGSEESHLVWLAVKDRVALGPSRWLMMDLGGGSVEVSVVDKDGILWTESHTLGSVRLLQAFEAEEESKDYQELLERYAHSLKVPTAVAEWNPVGAIATGGNIEALAELAGVPRGDDGVSVLPVDDLRRVMNKLARLKVQERVKKLGLREDRADVIVPAAVVYERVAELAGAREILVPRVGLKEGLLLDLTDELQNRSAHADRRDREIRAAAVSVGRRFHFDEAHAQQVALLSLALFDQLGPLHGLGGKERRLLLAGALLHDIGQYVSYRRHHKHSMYLIASAELPGLSPEDLRIVALLARYHRRAEPRDAHPGYQEMGAAGREVVRKLAALLRVADALDREHLARVASITAKIGDDAVTLRMQIRGSVALEEWALWKKGSMFQKVYGKALLLEKAKKGNAKES, from the coding sequence GTGAAGGCCTCGCCCGGCACCCGCCTCCGCGTGGGAGCGATCGACGTCGGTTCGAACGCGATCCGCTTTCTGGCCCGCGAGGTCGCTGGCGACGGGACGCACCGCGAGCTCGAGAGCGAGCGGCTCGCGGTTCGGCTGGGCGGGGACGTGTTCACCCGCTCCCGCGCCTTTACTCGCGAGACGATGGACGCCGGAGTCGCGGCCCTCGGCCGGATCCGGCGGCGCATTGACGACCTGGAAATCGTGAACTACCGGGCCGTCGCGACGAGCGCCGTGCGGGAGAGTCGGAACGGGGGAGAGTTCGTCGAGCGGGTCCGGCGCGAGTCCGGAATCCACCTGGAGACGATCTCCGGGAGCGAGGAGAGCCACCTCGTCTGGCTAGCGGTGAAGGATCGCGTCGCTCTTGGGCCCTCAAGGTGGCTCATGATGGATCTCGGAGGCGGGAGCGTCGAAGTCTCGGTCGTGGACAAGGACGGGATCCTCTGGACGGAATCGCATACCCTCGGCTCCGTCCGCCTCCTCCAGGCCTTCGAGGCGGAGGAGGAGTCGAAGGACTACCAGGAGCTCCTCGAGCGGTATGCACACAGCCTCAAGGTCCCGACCGCGGTCGCCGAGTGGAATCCGGTGGGTGCGATTGCGACCGGAGGGAACATCGAGGCGCTGGCGGAGCTCGCGGGAGTCCCGCGCGGGGACGACGGGGTGTCGGTCCTCCCGGTGGACGATCTCCGGCGGGTCATGAACAAGCTTGCCCGCCTCAAGGTGCAGGAGCGGGTGAAAAAGCTCGGCCTCCGTGAGGACCGCGCCGACGTGATCGTCCCCGCGGCCGTCGTATACGAGCGGGTCGCCGAGCTCGCGGGCGCCCGGGAGATCCTCGTCCCCCGCGTCGGGTTGAAGGAGGGACTGCTCCTCGACCTCACCGACGAGCTGCAGAACCGAAGCGCTCACGCGGACCGGCGCGATCGGGAGATCCGGGCTGCCGCGGTTTCCGTAGGGCGGCGCTTTCACTTCGATGAAGCGCACGCTCAACAGGTCGCCTTATTGTCCCTGGCGCTCTTCGACCAGCTTGGGCCCCTGCACGGGCTCGGGGGAAAGGAGCGCCGGCTCCTCCTCGCGGGAGCGCTTCTGCACGATATCGGACAGTACGTGTCGTACCGCCGGCACCACAAGCACTCCATGTACCTGATCGCGAGCGCCGAGCTTCCGGGGCTTTCGCCGGAGGACCTCCGCATCGTGGCCCTTCTGGCCCGATACCACCGACGGGCCGAACCGAGGGACGCACACCCCGGATACCAGGAAATGGGCGCGGCCGGCCGCGAGGTGGTGCGGAAGCTGGCCGCCCTTCTCCGCGTCGCCGACGCCCTCGATCGCGAACATCTCGCGCGCGTCGCCTCCATCACGGCCAAGATCGGCGACGACGCCGTGACCCTCCGCATGCAGATCCGGGGAAGTGTGGCCCTCGAGGAATGGGCGCTCTGGAAGAAGGGAAGTATGTTCCAAAAGGTGTACGGAAAGGCATTACTGCTTGAGAAGGCGAAGAAGGGCAATGCGAAAGAGTCGTAA